The Sphingorhabdus sp. Alg231-15 genome has a segment encoding these proteins:
- a CDS encoding HlyD family efflux transporter periplasmic adaptor subunit, whose protein sequence is MAKKHFSRPGPRILIGSIILLMLVAIFFAIRTPPIDVDIAEVVEAPLLVTIDDEGETRVRDMFIVAAPINGRLLRVDLEAGDQVVAGKTVVARMVPAQPDFQNPRSEAEIRAHVRALQANVRSSAARISQAKADRQLAAANFERTDAIFKRGFATRTAHDAARAARDSSAAHVAEVLQAHETAQFDLKAARASLMGPSFDGSRGNALDITSPESGSVLRVAQESETLLTAGSAIMELGNPADIEIVTDLLSSDAVKVKPGSDVLIDNWGGDRPLKGKVQRIEPFGFTKISALGVEEQRVNVVIDFVDPQAARARLGHGFRVIARLVEWSGDNVLQVPISALFRDAGNWSVFVKRNGKARLVRVKIGRMNDQRAQILEGLESGDYVILHPSEKIEDGTSVRLRKS, encoded by the coding sequence ATGGCCAAGAAACATTTCAGCCGCCCTGGACCGAGAATTCTCATCGGATCGATTATATTGCTTATGTTGGTGGCGATCTTCTTTGCGATCCGCACACCCCCGATTGATGTCGATATAGCAGAGGTTGTTGAGGCTCCCTTGCTCGTCACAATTGACGATGAAGGAGAAACCCGGGTGCGCGACATGTTCATCGTTGCTGCGCCGATAAACGGCCGTTTGCTAAGGGTTGATCTGGAAGCCGGAGACCAAGTCGTCGCTGGCAAAACTGTGGTGGCGCGCATGGTTCCCGCTCAGCCGGATTTTCAGAACCCACGTAGCGAGGCTGAGATTCGGGCGCATGTCCGAGCGCTGCAAGCCAATGTCCGATCATCCGCTGCGAGGATCAGTCAGGCCAAAGCCGACAGGCAGTTGGCAGCAGCCAATTTCGAACGGACTGATGCGATATTCAAGCGGGGTTTTGCGACCAGAACCGCGCATGATGCAGCTAGGGCGGCACGCGACAGCAGTGCTGCTCATGTTGCGGAAGTCTTGCAGGCGCACGAGACCGCGCAGTTTGATCTCAAAGCTGCACGAGCCAGTCTGATGGGTCCTTCCTTCGACGGCAGCAGGGGCAATGCACTGGATATCACGTCCCCTGAGAGTGGATCGGTGTTGCGGGTGGCACAAGAGAGTGAAACCTTGCTGACGGCCGGGTCGGCAATCATGGAACTGGGTAACCCTGCAGATATCGAGATTGTAACGGACCTTCTCTCGAGTGATGCGGTCAAAGTGAAGCCGGGTAGTGATGTATTGATCGACAATTGGGGCGGCGATCGCCCGCTAAAGGGCAAGGTCCAGCGGATAGAACCATTTGGTTTCACCAAAATTTCTGCGTTGGGCGTGGAGGAACAGCGGGTGAATGTGGTGATTGACTTTGTTGACCCGCAAGCCGCACGAGCACGCCTTGGTCATGGGTTTCGCGTGATTGCCCGGCTGGTTGAATGGTCTGGCGACAATGTCTTGCAAGTGCCGATCAGCGCGTTGTTTCGTGATGCCGGCAACTGGTCAGTTTTCGTCAAGCGCAACGGTAAAGCAAGGCTGGTTCGGGTAAAGATCGGCAGGATGAATGATCAGCGAGCGCAAATATTGGAGGGACTGGAATCAGGTGATTATGTCATTCTCCATCCCAGCGAGAAGATTGAAGATGGAACTTCGGTGCGCCTGCGGAAGTCATAA
- a CDS encoding FtsX-like permease family protein, with translation MVSLPAWLGSLDRKLLRDIWRLRSQALAIALVIAAGIGMVVMSFGMMRSLEASRDAYYDRYRFADIFASAVRVPDSLLDDIRAIEGVSVVEGRLTSGATLDIPGISEPITARIHSLPASGMPAVNALVLRSGRLPDPGRPDEVLASEKFAEAARIGIGDDIDGLLYGTRQSFRIVGTVLSPEYVYAIGPGQIFPDNRRFGVLWMGQEHLSAALNSTNSFNEALIRLERGGNVQDVIDQVDVILERYGGRGATPRKDQLSDRFLENELTQLSSMTAILPPIFLGVAAFLINMVLSRLVEAEREIIGLLTAFGYRSRTIMFHYAKLALVLSLPGLALGILLGSWMGRGLAGLYQEFFVFPFLTYRAGFDVFFISCLVAILVVLLGAAQTVRRIGKLTAAEAMRPPVPPNYSGGFARLVGRIKGLDEPTRIILRGVARRPLRSMLGSVGIAAALGLYITSAGSTDNVRMMIDLMFNQANRADVNVVFSEDRDDRALFELARLPGVMRVEPVRYIGAKLSAGHRSKSETITGLKPAGDLNRLVDLENGIVEPPIQGLMISYGLSKELEVGPGDMVDIQVTDGRRPQIRMPVTSILSSPVSNPAYVDFKNLGPIMREAELSSGAYLSVDATQTDRLYRRLKDMPMIAGFSQRAAALRGIEETIGETMGIVRLFNVAFSGLIVFGVVYNNARISLAERARDLVSLRVLGYRRSEVSYILLGELALIVMAGLPLGMMFGYYLSKQISEAVSGDLFIIPFALSVATVAIAILIVLATAALSALFVRGRLDRLNLVSVLKTRE, from the coding sequence GCAAACTTCTCCGTGATATCTGGCGGCTGCGATCGCAGGCGCTGGCCATCGCACTGGTCATTGCCGCCGGGATCGGGATGGTTGTGATGTCATTCGGGATGATGCGGTCTCTGGAGGCTAGTCGCGACGCTTATTATGACCGTTACCGCTTCGCTGATATTTTCGCATCAGCTGTACGTGTTCCCGATAGCCTGCTTGATGACATTCGCGCCATTGAAGGTGTCAGTGTGGTTGAAGGCCGCCTGACCAGCGGTGCAACGCTTGACATTCCCGGTATATCGGAGCCGATAACGGCGCGCATCCACTCCCTGCCAGCCTCTGGTATGCCTGCTGTCAATGCACTGGTATTGCGTAGTGGCCGACTGCCCGATCCCGGCCGTCCGGACGAAGTGCTGGCTAGCGAGAAGTTTGCAGAGGCCGCTCGCATCGGTATTGGCGATGATATTGACGGGTTGCTCTACGGGACGAGACAAAGCTTTCGTATCGTCGGGACGGTGCTGTCCCCGGAATATGTCTATGCGATCGGGCCCGGTCAGATTTTTCCGGATAATCGCCGCTTTGGTGTGCTGTGGATGGGGCAGGAGCATCTTTCCGCCGCGCTCAATTCTACCAACAGTTTCAACGAAGCTCTGATCCGGCTGGAACGCGGCGGCAATGTGCAGGATGTAATCGATCAGGTCGATGTTATCCTAGAGCGCTATGGTGGACGCGGGGCAACGCCCAGAAAAGACCAGCTTTCCGATCGCTTTTTGGAGAATGAGCTGACCCAGCTTAGCAGCATGACGGCCATATTGCCGCCGATATTCCTCGGCGTTGCCGCATTTCTTATAAACATGGTTCTGTCACGGCTGGTAGAAGCGGAGCGCGAGATTATTGGCCTGCTGACTGCCTTTGGCTATCGCAGTCGAACCATCATGTTTCACTATGCCAAGCTTGCTTTAGTGCTATCGCTCCCCGGGCTGGCACTTGGTATCCTCTTGGGCTCATGGATGGGACGGGGCCTGGCTGGGCTGTATCAGGAATTTTTTGTATTCCCGTTCCTCACCTATCGCGCGGGTTTTGATGTATTTTTCATATCCTGCCTGGTTGCTATTCTCGTTGTGTTACTGGGTGCCGCACAGACCGTAAGACGGATTGGCAAGCTTACTGCGGCCGAAGCAATGCGCCCGCCTGTACCGCCCAATTATTCGGGAGGCTTCGCGCGATTGGTCGGACGGATCAAGGGGCTGGATGAGCCCACGCGGATCATCTTGCGCGGGGTGGCTCGCCGGCCATTACGATCAATGCTGGGGTCCGTCGGTATTGCAGCTGCCCTTGGGCTATACATCACTTCCGCGGGATCGACTGATAATGTCCGTATGATGATCGATCTGATGTTCAACCAGGCGAACCGGGCAGACGTCAATGTGGTTTTTTCAGAGGATCGCGACGATCGCGCCCTGTTTGAGCTTGCTCGGCTGCCTGGTGTCATGCGCGTTGAACCCGTGCGCTATATTGGTGCGAAGCTGAGCGCCGGGCATCGTTCCAAATCAGAGACAATCACGGGATTGAAACCGGCAGGGGATCTCAACCGTTTGGTCGATCTCGAAAATGGTATTGTCGAACCGCCGATACAGGGCCTGATGATATCCTATGGCTTGTCAAAGGAATTGGAGGTTGGTCCCGGGGATATGGTCGACATCCAGGTTACTGATGGACGGCGGCCCCAAATCAGAATGCCGGTAACCAGCATCCTCAGCAGCCCGGTTAGCAATCCTGCCTATGTTGATTTCAAGAATCTTGGACCGATCATGCGAGAAGCAGAGCTTTCTTCTGGTGCCTATTTGAGCGTCGACGCGACCCAGACTGACAGATTGTATCGGCGGCTGAAAGACATGCCGATGATCGCCGGATTTTCGCAGCGCGCTGCGGCTCTTCGCGGCATTGAAGAAACAATCGGCGAAACCATGGGCATCGTCAGATTGTTCAATGTGGCATTTTCCGGCCTCATTGTATTTGGCGTGGTCTATAATAACGCCCGGATCAGTCTGGCGGAACGAGCCCGGGATCTCGTTTCACTGCGTGTTCTGGGTTATCGCCGGTCCGAAGTCTCCTACATTTTACTGGGTGAGTTGGCGTTGATCGTGATGGCGGGACTGCCACTCGGTATGATGTTCGGATATTATTTATCCAAGCAAATCAGCGAAGCCGTCAGCGGTGACCTGTTCATCATCCCCTTTGCGCTGTCCGTAGCGACTGTCGCTATTGCCATATTGATCGTTCTCGCAACCGCCGCCTTGTCCGCCTTATTTGTTCGTGGGCGACTGGATCGGCTCAACCTTGTCAGCGTATTGAAAACGAGGGAGTAA
- a CDS encoding tryptophan 7-halogenase codes for MTDPAAKDFIILGGGTAGWMAACLLADQWRDRGAKVTLIESKDIGIIGVGEGSTPQLKAFFDRLGIAESTWMPACDATYKNGISFHGWSNRAGYESYFHPFPTPLDSHTAAKFFYNTQARRTGRDVAAHPDHFFLPALLAATDKAPIAPENFPLEPSYGYHFDAHKVGAFLANHATEKLGVRHVEGKIERVERHDNGDIKALVADDGTRIAGDFFLDCSGFRAILFNGALEESFLPFSDNLFNDSAVVMPTARADEAPLPSQTKATALSAGWVWDIPLTSRTGNGYVYSSSHIDADRAEQELRQHLGVGDHGDARHLKMRVGRVRNSWSHNALAIGLSQGFLEPLEATALHIVMATVEQFIGSFEAGAFTPQHRDRFNADIAARYEGIRDYIVCHYKVNRREDVAGIDYWTASRNNQNLSDQLKAMLTSWFTGADLSAEISRLDIAKYYSAISWHSLLAGYGIFPDDEKIIAPGDDIVLHDMEEIDRFLQRCAINFEKHDHFLG; via the coding sequence ATGACTGATCCCGCAGCCAAAGATTTTATCATATTGGGCGGCGGGACGGCCGGCTGGATGGCGGCTTGCCTGTTGGCCGACCAATGGCGTGATCGGGGTGCAAAGGTCACGCTGATTGAAAGCAAGGATATTGGCATCATCGGTGTTGGCGAAGGCTCTACACCGCAATTGAAAGCCTTTTTTGACAGGCTCGGAATAGCAGAAAGCACATGGATGCCCGCCTGCGATGCCACCTATAAAAACGGTATCAGCTTTCACGGCTGGTCCAATCGAGCGGGTTATGAAAGCTATTTTCATCCCTTTCCAACTCCGCTTGATAGCCACACGGCCGCTAAATTCTTCTACAACACACAGGCCCGGCGAACCGGACGAGACGTTGCCGCCCATCCTGATCACTTCTTCCTGCCTGCTCTTTTGGCCGCGACAGACAAAGCGCCAATTGCACCTGAGAACTTCCCGTTAGAGCCGAGCTACGGATATCATTTCGATGCGCACAAAGTTGGCGCGTTTCTGGCTAACCATGCGACAGAAAAACTGGGCGTCAGGCATGTCGAAGGCAAGATCGAACGGGTCGAACGGCACGACAACGGTGACATCAAAGCGCTTGTTGCCGACGATGGCACCCGCATTGCCGGAGATTTTTTCCTCGATTGCAGCGGTTTTCGCGCGATCCTGTTCAATGGTGCTTTGGAAGAATCCTTTCTTCCCTTCTCGGATAATCTGTTCAATGACAGCGCGGTTGTGATGCCGACAGCCCGCGCAGACGAGGCCCCGTTGCCGAGCCAGACCAAGGCGACAGCATTATCCGCTGGTTGGGTCTGGGACATTCCCCTGACCTCACGCACTGGCAATGGCTATGTCTATTCCTCTTCCCATATTGATGCCGACAGAGCCGAACAAGAATTACGCCAGCATCTGGGTGTCGGAGATCATGGCGACGCGCGGCATCTGAAAATGCGGGTGGGGCGGGTGCGCAACAGCTGGTCGCATAACGCTCTCGCCATTGGCTTGTCACAGGGTTTCCTTGAACCGCTGGAAGCGACCGCGTTGCATATCGTCATGGCAACGGTAGAGCAGTTTATCGGATCATTTGAGGCTGGTGCATTCACACCGCAACATCGTGATCGCTTCAACGCCGATATCGCAGCCCGTTATGAGGGCATTCGTGATTATATCGTCTGCCACTATAAGGTGAACCGCCGCGAAGATGTCGCTGGCATAGATTATTGGACGGCCAGCCGAAATAATCAGAATCTATCCGATCAGCTGAAAGCTATGCTGACCAGCTGGTTCACTGGCGCTGATCTGAGCGCAGAAATCTCCCGACTGGATATCGCGAAATATTACAGCGCGATTAGCTGGCACAGTCTGCTTGCTGGCTATGGTATATTTCCCGATGACGAAAAAATAATCGCGCCCGGGGATGACATCGTTCTTCATGATATGGAAGAAATTGATCGCTTTCTACAACGCTGCGCCATCAACTTTGAAAAGCACGACCACTTTTTAGGCTGA